Proteins from one Halopseudomonas pelagia genomic window:
- a CDS encoding site-specific integrase: MDRFRAHMRAKHLAYRTEKTYCLRVLDFIRFHGRRHPEAMGAEEVDAWLSYLANERNVAINTQKTALNAVAYLYRQFLDRDF; this comes from the coding sequence ATGGATCGTTTTCGCGCGCATATGCGCGCCAAACACCTGGCTTATCGCACGGAAAAGACCTATTGCCTCAGGGTGCTTGATTTTATTCGCTTCCATGGGCGGCGCCATCCGGAGGCGATGGGTGCGGAGGAGGTCGATGCCTGGTTGAGCTATCTAGCCAATGAGCGCAACGTGGCGATCAATACCCAGAAAACAGCGCTGAACGCGGTGGCTTACCTTTACCGGCAGTTCCTTGACCGCGACTTTTAG
- the rho gene encoding transcription termination factor Rho, with product MLSAHFEKYLSNKSYQTAMTRKTLGLTRNPNQDAKPVAEEAEAVFEADPQKRFLNGVAINPTPGIRLESGSEKLTVRAMDLITPIGMGQRGLIVAPPGSGKSTILKDICQAVGKAYPDIKLYALLIDERPEEVTDFKRSVPAEVHASSSDESYAHHARVADELLDIARQQAGEGHNVMIVIDSLTRLARVHNAERKSSGRTMSGGVDARAMEIPRRLFGSARNLENGGSLTILATVLVDTGSRMDQVIFEEFKGTGNMELVLSRDVANQRIFPALDISKSSTRREELLLDPTDLDKIRALRRALSGLKPLEGTKKLVELLEKYPTNAELLKNIPGSPID from the coding sequence GTGTTATCAGCCCATTTCGAAAAATATCTATCAAACAAGAGCTATCAGACAGCTATGACGAGAAAGACATTAGGCTTAACCCGGAACCCAAATCAAGACGCTAAACCAGTGGCTGAGGAAGCCGAAGCTGTGTTTGAGGCTGATCCACAAAAACGTTTTTTAAACGGTGTGGCTATCAATCCAACGCCGGGGATTCGCTTGGAGTCAGGTTCAGAAAAACTCACGGTGCGCGCGATGGATTTGATCACGCCGATTGGAATGGGGCAGCGAGGTTTGATAGTTGCACCGCCGGGGTCTGGAAAGTCGACGATTTTAAAAGATATTTGCCAGGCGGTGGGAAAGGCGTATCCCGACATTAAACTTTACGCGTTATTGATAGATGAGCGACCCGAAGAGGTCACTGATTTCAAGCGTAGCGTCCCGGCTGAGGTACACGCTTCTTCTTCGGATGAAAGCTATGCTCATCACGCTCGCGTTGCCGATGAGCTTCTTGATATTGCCCGCCAACAAGCTGGCGAGGGTCACAACGTCATGATTGTGATTGATTCTCTGACGAGGCTTGCGCGTGTGCACAATGCGGAGCGAAAGAGCAGCGGTCGTACTATGTCTGGCGGGGTTGATGCTCGAGCGATGGAGATCCCGCGAAGGTTGTTTGGCTCTGCACGAAACCTTGAGAATGGCGGCTCGCTTACCATTCTGGCAACCGTTTTGGTTGATACCGGCAGCCGTATGGACCAGGTTATATTTGAGGAATTCAAGGGCACGGGGAACATGGAGCTGGTTTTATCAAGGGACGTTGCGAATCAGCGAATCTTCCCCGCGCTGGACATTTCGAAAAGCAGTACACGCCGTGAAGAGCTGCTGTTAGATCCGACAGATTTGGACAAAATAAGAGCATTGCGCCGGGCGCTTAGCGGTCTCAAACCGCTAGAGGGCACAAAAAAGCTGGTTGAGCTGCTTGAGAAGTACCCCACAAATGCCGAGCTTCTGAAAAACATCCCCGGGTCGCCAATCGATTGA
- a CDS encoding SDR family oxidoreductase has translation MSHIFIIGATGGVGSRLGPMLIAAGHTVTGLHRKPEQAHSLRASGVQPCHGDIMDMTADELAKASKGHDVIVFSAGAAGSGADRTTAIDGNGPIKAIEAAKANGISRFYLVSVFLDALRDQPPKEGFEHYMKMKREADNALAASDLEWVILRPGTLVSEDGNGLVNASRAIPYGKVARGNVAATLAALIDSPEINCEIIELTNGNTPVLDAISSLRR, from the coding sequence ATGAGTCACATATTCATTATTGGTGCCACTGGAGGCGTAGGTTCCAGGCTCGGCCCAATGCTCATTGCGGCAGGCCACACCGTAACGGGCCTGCACCGCAAGCCCGAACAGGCACACAGCCTGCGTGCGTCGGGAGTTCAGCCTTGCCATGGTGACATCATGGACATGACCGCAGATGAACTCGCCAAGGCCTCAAAGGGCCATGATGTCATTGTCTTCTCTGCAGGCGCAGCCGGCAGCGGAGCGGATCGAACCACTGCTATTGATGGAAACGGGCCGATCAAAGCGATAGAGGCGGCCAAAGCCAACGGAATATCCCGTTTTTATCTTGTCTCGGTTTTTCTGGACGCACTGCGAGATCAACCTCCAAAAGAGGGCTTTGAGCACTACATGAAGATGAAGAGAGAGGCCGACAATGCCTTGGCGGCCTCCGACCTGGAATGGGTGATTCTTCGACCAGGCACACTGGTCAGCGAGGATGGCAACGGTTTAGTGAACGCCAGCCGGGCAATCCCGTACGGCAAGGTGGCGCGAGGCAATGTGGCTGCGACGCTGGCCGCATTAATTGATTCGCCTGAGATTAACTGCGAGATCATCGAGTTGACCAACGGCAACACGCCTGTGCTGGATGCCATTAGTTCGTTAAGACGCTGA
- a CDS encoding GNAT family N-acetyltransferase — MNIEVVVADYLNKQHGTDIVTLLNAYAEDPMGGGESLSSYTKENLVAQLAKLSYAFSLISYVGKEPAGLINCFYGFSTFSCKPLINIHDIVVLDTFRGYGISQLMLAEVERIAREKGCCKITLEVLEGNIAAQQAYLKYGFAGYELDPTLGKALFWQKSLEST, encoded by the coding sequence ATGAACATTGAAGTAGTCGTCGCTGACTATCTGAACAAGCAGCATGGGACTGATATTGTTACTTTATTGAATGCGTATGCTGAAGACCCCATGGGGGGTGGTGAATCGCTTTCTTCGTATACAAAAGAGAACCTCGTTGCTCAATTAGCCAAGCTCTCTTATGCGTTCAGTTTAATTAGCTATGTCGGGAAAGAACCAGCAGGGCTCATCAACTGCTTCTATGGTTTCTCCACTTTCTCATGCAAGCCCTTGATAAATATCCATGATATCGTCGTGTTGGATACGTTTCGTGGTTATGGGATTAGCCAGCTTATGCTGGCTGAGGTAGAACGCATCGCTAGGGAAAAAGGGTGTTGTAAAATCACACTTGAAGTTTTAGAGGGTAATATCGCGGCCCAACAAGCCTATTTGAAATACGGTTTCGCCGGGTATGAACTTGACCCTACGTTGGGTAAGGCCTTGTTTTGGCAAAAGTCCCTGGAAAGCACCTGA
- a CDS encoding DUF3010 family protein — protein MRASSQIGCSMKVCGVEINSNDVNVCLLSLTDEIFELPDFRSRRLTLTDINSTRELRYFQQTFAKLMQDYQVDRVVIRQRPMKGKFAGGAVGFKLEAAIELISDLDVFIMSTTDIKESLKRNPIQIDYAETDLKVYQEVAFNTAYAYLMKDKYAAKDA, from the coding sequence ATGCGCGCATCTAGCCAAATCGGGTGCTCTATGAAAGTGTGTGGTGTTGAAATCAACAGTAATGATGTGAATGTATGTTTGTTGTCGCTGACAGACGAGATTTTTGAGCTGCCTGATTTTCGCTCCCGGCGGCTGACGCTGACAGACATCAACAGCACCCGCGAGCTGCGCTATTTCCAGCAGACCTTTGCCAAGCTGATGCAGGATTACCAGGTGGACAGGGTGGTTATCCGCCAGCGACCAATGAAGGGTAAATTTGCCGGCGGCGCGGTTGGTTTCAAGCTGGAAGCGGCCATTGAACTGATCAGCGATCTGGACGTTTTCATCATGTCCACGACTGACATCAAGGAATCATTGAAGCGCAACCCGATCCAGATTGACTATGCCGAGACGGACCTCAAGGTTTATCAGGAGGTTGCGTTTAATACGGCCTATGCTTATTTGATGAAAGATAAATACGCCGCCAAGGACGCATAA
- a CDS encoding DUF3297 family protein, which translates to MTDTKSLPPLPDRLSSNPRSPHYVEAIFENDVGIMLNGKERTNVEEYCISEGWIKTPSPKALDRRGQPLLITLKGTVEAFYR; encoded by the coding sequence ATGACCGATACCAAATCGCTACCTCCTCTACCGGATCGACTCTCGAGCAATCCCCGTAGCCCACATTACGTAGAAGCGATTTTCGAGAATGATGTAGGCATCATGCTCAACGGCAAGGAGCGCACCAACGTCGAGGAATATTGCATTAGCGAAGGTTGGATAAAGACCCCCTCCCCTAAAGCACTGGATCGCCGCGGCCAGCCACTGCTGATCACACTGAAGGGCACGGTTGAAGCTTTTTACAGATAA
- a CDS encoding DUF1456 family protein, whose product MTNNDILRRVRYTFDLKDSTVIDILALADTEVTAEQVAGWLKREDDDGFLKMKDVEMVAFLNGFINFKRGKRDGAQPPREERLNNNMVLQKLKIALNLQAEGVLHLLELADFRLGKHELSAFFRKPGANNYRECKDQILRKFLLGMQLQARPGEADPELE is encoded by the coding sequence TTGACCAACAACGATATTTTACGCCGCGTACGCTATACCTTTGATCTGAAAGACAGCACTGTGATCGACATACTTGCCCTTGCCGATACCGAGGTGACCGCAGAACAGGTCGCTGGCTGGTTGAAGCGAGAGGACGACGATGGCTTTCTGAAGATGAAAGACGTTGAAATGGTCGCTTTTCTGAACGGCTTTATTAACTTCAAGCGTGGCAAGCGTGATGGCGCGCAGCCGCCACGGGAAGAACGTCTCAACAATAATATGGTGCTGCAAAAACTGAAGATCGCTCTTAATTTACAGGCTGAGGGCGTTTTGCACCTGTTGGAGCTGGCCGACTTCCGTCTAGGCAAGCATGAGTTAAGTGCTTTTTTCCGCAAACCCGGCGCCAACAATTATCGGGAATGCAAAGACCAGATCCTGCGCAAGTTCCTGCTCGGCATGCAACTGCAAGCACGGCCCGGCGAGGCTGACCCAGAGTTGGAGTAA
- the katG gene encoding catalase/peroxidase HPI: protein MSAESGENAGGGCPFGHDAGKPRKRPGNRDWWPEALSLTSLNQHSPRSNPYGGDFNYAAEFESLDLDAVIADLHALMTDSQDWWPADFGHYGGLFIRLAWHSAGTYRITDGRGGAGGGQQRFAPLNSWPDNASLDKARRLLWPIKQKYGRKLSWADLFVLVGNVALESMGLKTFGFAGGRADTWEPEELFWGPEGTWLGDERYSGERQLHPGLGAVQMGLIYVNPEGPNGEPDPKASAKDIRETFARMAMNDYETVALIAGGHTFGKTHGAGDPSFIGAEPEAAVIEDQGLGWRSKFQSGIGADAITSGLEVIWSQTPTKWSNFFFENLFNFEWELTKSPAGAFQWEAKDVGEIIPDPFDPNKKRKPTMLTSDLALRFDPVYEPISRHFLENPEEFADAFARAWFKLTHRDMGPTGRYLGPLVPKEKLIWQDPIPECDHPVIDDADISALKQQILDMGFSVPELVSVAWSSASTFRGSDKRGGANGARIRFAPQKDWDINNPALLARVLEKLTDIQQQFNGSATGGKKLSMADLIVLAGCAAIEKAAQDGGVTIEVPFTPGRMDAEEEWTDPQSFEALRPVADGFRNYYHESHFMAPEEALVDKAHLLRLSAPEMTVLVGGMRVLGTNADGSQDGVFTNRVGTLSNDFFINLLNMQNEWVATEHKNRFQGLDRKTRQPTWTATRVDLIFGAQSELRGQAEVYGMADGNEKFVKDFVKAWDKVMNADRMDIGKPEDNFSQKLSA, encoded by the coding sequence ATGAGCGCTGAATCTGGAGAAAATGCAGGTGGTGGATGCCCGTTTGGTCACGACGCCGGTAAACCCCGCAAACGCCCCGGAAACCGCGATTGGTGGCCGGAAGCACTTAGCCTGACGTCACTCAACCAACACTCACCCCGCTCCAACCCGTACGGCGGCGATTTTAATTACGCGGCCGAGTTCGAGTCACTCGATCTGGACGCAGTCATCGCCGATCTGCATGCCCTGATGACCGATTCGCAAGACTGGTGGCCGGCGGATTTTGGTCACTACGGCGGGCTGTTCATCCGGTTGGCCTGGCACAGCGCCGGTACCTATCGCATCACCGACGGCCGAGGTGGCGCTGGCGGCGGTCAGCAGCGCTTTGCACCACTCAACAGCTGGCCGGACAACGCCTCCCTGGACAAGGCTCGGCGCCTGCTATGGCCAATCAAACAGAAGTACGGCCGCAAGCTTTCCTGGGCTGACCTGTTCGTACTGGTCGGCAACGTCGCATTGGAATCCATGGGCCTGAAAACCTTCGGTTTCGCTGGCGGCCGTGCCGACACCTGGGAGCCGGAAGAATTGTTTTGGGGCCCGGAAGGCACCTGGCTGGGTGATGAGCGCTACAGCGGCGAGCGGCAATTGCACCCCGGTCTGGGCGCCGTGCAGATGGGCCTTATCTACGTCAACCCTGAGGGTCCGAACGGCGAGCCTGATCCCAAAGCCTCGGCCAAAGACATCCGTGAGACCTTCGCCCGCATGGCGATGAACGATTATGAAACGGTTGCGCTGATCGCCGGCGGTCACACCTTCGGCAAGACGCACGGCGCGGGTGATCCGTCATTCATAGGGGCGGAGCCGGAAGCGGCCGTTATCGAAGATCAGGGCCTGGGCTGGCGCAGCAAGTTCCAGAGCGGTATAGGTGCCGACGCTATTACCTCGGGCCTGGAAGTCATCTGGAGCCAGACGCCGACAAAATGGTCCAACTTCTTTTTTGAGAACCTGTTCAACTTTGAATGGGAACTGACCAAGAGCCCAGCCGGCGCTTTTCAGTGGGAAGCCAAGGACGTGGGAGAGATCATTCCTGACCCGTTCGACCCGAACAAGAAGCGCAAGCCGACCATGCTCACCTCTGACCTGGCGCTGCGCTTCGACCCAGTCTACGAGCCAATTTCGCGCCACTTCCTGGAAAACCCGGAGGAATTCGCTGATGCCTTTGCTCGGGCGTGGTTCAAACTCACCCATCGCGACATGGGCCCCACCGGCCGCTACCTGGGGCCGCTCGTGCCCAAGGAAAAGCTCATCTGGCAGGATCCGATCCCCGAGTGCGACCACCCGGTGATTGACGATGCAGACATCTCCGCGCTCAAGCAGCAGATACTGGACATGGGCTTTTCCGTGCCTGAACTGGTGTCAGTGGCCTGGTCTTCCGCGTCTACCTTTCGCGGCTCGGACAAGCGTGGCGGTGCCAATGGCGCGCGCATCCGCTTTGCGCCGCAGAAGGATTGGGATATCAACAATCCGGCCTTGCTGGCGCGCGTGCTGGAAAAGCTGACTGACATACAGCAGCAGTTCAACGGCTCGGCCACCGGTGGCAAAAAGCTCTCCATGGCAGACCTGATCGTGCTGGCTGGCTGCGCCGCTATCGAGAAGGCTGCGCAGGATGGCGGGGTCACTATCGAGGTGCCGTTCACGCCAGGGCGGATGGATGCGGAGGAGGAATGGACCGATCCGCAGTCGTTTGAAGCGCTGCGTCCGGTCGCAGACGGTTTCCGCAACTACTACCACGAGTCGCATTTCATGGCGCCGGAGGAAGCACTCGTCGACAAGGCGCACCTGCTACGCCTCAGCGCGCCGGAAATGACCGTGCTGGTGGGTGGCATGCGCGTGCTGGGCACCAACGCTGATGGCAGCCAGGATGGCGTCTTCACCAACCGCGTGGGTACGCTCTCGAACGACTTCTTCATCAACCTGCTGAACATGCAGAATGAATGGGTCGCGACCGAGCACAAGAATCGCTTCCAGGGCCTGGACCGCAAAACCCGTCAACCGACCTGGACCGCTACCCGCGTGGACCTGATCTTTGGCGCGCAATCGGAGTTACGTGGGCAGGCTGAGGTCTACGGCATGGCCGATGGTAACGAGAAATTCGTGAAGGACTTCGTGAAGGCCTGGGACAAGGTGATGAACGCCGACAGAATGGACATCGGCAAACCGGAGGATAATTTCAGTCAGAAACTCTCGGCATAA
- a CDS encoding DUF2243 domain-containing protein yields the protein MTHHSKQTRTAGILLGVGLGGFVDGIALHQIAQWHNMLSAKVPPTTMDTMMLNMRADGWFHAAVFMFTLAGVLLLYRAARQGAHFPPGRWFIGLLIIGWGTFNLVEGVINHHLLQLHHVRDIPVHLPAYDYAFLLIGGFGLIALGWLLAREQNELGTDQ from the coding sequence ATGACTCACCATTCAAAGCAGACGCGGACTGCTGGGATATTGCTTGGGGTAGGACTGGGCGGTTTCGTTGACGGGATAGCCCTGCACCAGATTGCGCAGTGGCACAATATGCTTTCAGCTAAGGTACCGCCAACCACCATGGACACGATGATGCTCAACATGCGGGCGGATGGTTGGTTTCACGCTGCGGTCTTCATGTTCACCCTGGCGGGTGTATTGCTTCTTTATCGCGCAGCGCGCCAAGGCGCACACTTCCCACCCGGGCGTTGGTTTATCGGGCTGCTTATCATCGGCTGGGGCACGTTCAATCTCGTGGAGGGGGTAATTAATCACCACCTGCTTCAACTGCACCACGTGCGTGACATACCCGTACATCTGCCCGCCTACGATTACGCCTTCTTATTGATCGGTGGCTTTGGTTTGATTGCCCTCGGATGGCTACTCGCCCGAGAGCAGAATGAGCTTGGAACCGACCAGTGA
- a CDS encoding VOC family protein, whose protein sequence is MKSNPVVHFEIYVQDMTRAKAFYEAMLDTRLEQMPNPTPEVEMDMWFFPMDKETGMNSYGAGGMLVKMEGFTPGGGGTLVYFGCDDCGVQAARAAASGGSVAQEKTAIGEHGFCALAKDTEGNLIGFHSMQ, encoded by the coding sequence ATGAAAAGCAATCCTGTAGTTCATTTCGAGATTTACGTACAAGACATGACACGCGCAAAGGCGTTTTATGAGGCAATGCTTGATACCAGGCTTGAGCAAATGCCCAACCCGACACCTGAGGTCGAGATGGATATGTGGTTCTTCCCTATGGACAAAGAGACGGGGATGAACAGCTACGGCGCAGGCGGCATGCTGGTCAAGATGGAAGGTTTCACTCCAGGCGGCGGTGGCACGCTGGTGTATTTTGGCTGCGATGACTGCGGCGTGCAGGCTGCCCGGGCTGCAGCGTCTGGGGGCAGTGTAGCCCAGGAAAAAACAGCCATTGGAGAACACGGCTTCTGCGCACTGGCCAAGGATACCGAAGGCAATCTGATCGGCTTTCATTCAATGCAGTAG
- a CDS encoding HIT family protein has translation MAECPFCEIIQGNLEASVIYEDDLVLAIVPLHAPYPESALVFPKEHIDHFTDLPKDIAMHVMSVGFDLSKKIMSEYQPGRMGMGVHGYGVPHAHFNVFPQNHPMDVVFRKMAYIKDGEVRFGFDNLPVPSRDQMDEIARTLREEK, from the coding sequence ATGGCTGAGTGCCCTTTTTGCGAGATTATCCAAGGCAATCTCGAAGCAAGTGTCATTTATGAGGATGATCTGGTTCTGGCCATCGTGCCTCTTCATGCGCCATACCCAGAATCAGCGCTGGTTTTCCCCAAGGAGCATATTGATCACTTTACTGACCTGCCCAAGGATATAGCCATGCATGTTATGAGCGTCGGCTTCGACCTGAGCAAAAAGATCATGAGCGAGTATCAGCCAGGACGCATGGGCATGGGGGTGCATGGATATGGTGTTCCCCATGCCCACTTCAACGTCTTTCCACAGAACCATCCGATGGATGTTGTATTCAGAAAAATGGCTTATATCAAGGATGGTGAAGTCAGATTCGGTTTCGATAATTTGCCTGTACCTTCACGTGATCAAATGGATGAAATAGCACGCACTTTAAGAGAAGAAAAATAA
- a CDS encoding SMR family transporter, with amino-acid sequence MKNWLFLGVAIFAEVIATSSLKASAGFTKFWPSLLVVLEYAIAFYCLSLTIRTIPIGIAYAIWAGLGIVLISLAGWLIFNQKLDLPSIIGMALIITGVVVINVYSKVSAH; translated from the coding sequence ATGAAAAATTGGCTGTTTCTTGGCGTTGCTATTTTTGCTGAAGTGATTGCAACTTCAAGCCTGAAAGCCAGCGCCGGCTTTACAAAATTCTGGCCGAGCCTTCTCGTCGTTCTGGAGTACGCGATCGCTTTCTATTGCCTGTCGCTGACCATAAGGACCATCCCGATTGGTATTGCCTATGCCATCTGGGCGGGCTTGGGAATCGTCTTGATCTCGCTGGCCGGCTGGCTAATATTTAACCAGAAGCTGGATTTGCCCAGCATCATTGGCATGGCATTGATTATTACTGGCGTGGTGGTGATCAATGTCTACTCTAAGGTGAGTGCCCATTAG
- a CDS encoding AraC family transcriptional regulator, with protein MTQPSSPIFWRDPRMPHLELRKVVDGRKVCYALHSHTHWSLGAITEGESTFTYREDQYQINAGTLVLMNPGWVHACNPIDDQPWAYLMLYVDADWLSRLRYEAELLDEVQWQDISTAVISNAGWYSGYLRMVSCLLDPQSSLLEKQSEVVEYLSALMLNLAGQPALSFTKAPGILQELAAYLDGNAAEEISLDALCERSGYSPGHLIRAFKQHFGLTPHAYLINRRIQLGQLELKVGKPIAEAALNAGFTDQPHFQRTFKRLVAATPRQYQQASLKH; from the coding sequence ATGACACAACCAAGCAGCCCCATCTTCTGGCGTGACCCGCGTATGCCGCACCTGGAACTGCGCAAAGTGGTGGACGGGCGCAAAGTTTGTTATGCGCTTCACAGCCATACCCACTGGTCTCTGGGTGCAATCACTGAGGGTGAGAGTACGTTCACCTATCGCGAAGATCAGTATCAGATCAATGCCGGGACCCTGGTGCTTATGAACCCAGGCTGGGTGCACGCTTGCAATCCTATCGATGACCAGCCTTGGGCTTACTTGATGCTATACGTCGATGCTGATTGGCTGAGCCGACTGCGGTATGAGGCGGAATTGCTGGATGAGGTCCAATGGCAAGATATCTCGACCGCCGTGATCTCAAATGCAGGTTGGTATAGCGGGTACCTCCGGATGGTTTCCTGTTTGCTGGACCCACAAAGCAGTCTGCTCGAAAAGCAATCGGAAGTGGTCGAATACCTCTCCGCCTTGATGCTCAACTTGGCTGGACAGCCAGCCCTGTCATTTACCAAGGCACCTGGCATTCTGCAGGAGTTGGCTGCCTATCTGGATGGCAACGCCGCCGAGGAGATTTCCTTGGACGCATTATGCGAGCGCTCAGGTTACAGCCCCGGGCACCTCATTCGTGCTTTCAAGCAACATTTCGGGCTCACCCCGCATGCTTACCTGATCAACCGCCGCATCCAGCTTGGTCAACTTGAACTCAAAGTTGGCAAGCCCATCGCCGAGGCCGCATTGAATGCCGGCTTTACCGATCAACCGCACTTCCAGCGCACCTTTAAACGCTTGGTAGCGGCCACACCGAGGCAGTATCAACAAGCTTCACTCAAGCACTAG
- a CDS encoding LysE family translocator, which translates to MSLSMILPMSAFALAASISPGPVNLVCLSSGTRYRLSQGLIFVSGATLGFIALFIAIGLGLYSAMTVIPGLQALLRWTGVAFLVYLSYRLAVDDGRLTEGNTHKAPGFMTGAVMQWLNPKAWLASASGIGAYTSGNDLQQVLIFASLYMPICWLSLASWVYAGAFLRRYVQRPQVHKAINRILSALLLASCVYLVLE; encoded by the coding sequence ATGAGCCTTTCGATGATTCTGCCAATGTCGGCATTCGCCCTAGCCGCATCCATTTCACCAGGCCCGGTGAACCTCGTGTGCCTGAGCAGTGGTACCCGCTATCGCCTTTCCCAGGGTTTGATCTTTGTCAGCGGCGCCACCCTGGGCTTTATCGCGCTGTTTATCGCTATCGGCCTGGGGCTATATTCGGCAATGACTGTTATCCCAGGCTTGCAGGCGCTACTGCGATGGACCGGTGTCGCTTTTCTAGTCTATTTAAGTTATCGACTGGCAGTAGATGATGGCCGGCTGACAGAAGGGAATACCCACAAAGCACCTGGCTTTATGACCGGTGCGGTGATGCAGTGGCTCAACCCAAAGGCGTGGCTTGCGTCGGCGTCGGGCATAGGCGCTTACACCAGCGGAAACGACCTGCAGCAGGTCCTGATCTTCGCGTCGCTTTATATGCCTATCTGTTGGTTGTCACTGGCCAGTTGGGTGTATGCCGGCGCTTTTCTTCGCCGGTATGTACAGCGTCCACAAGTTCACAAGGCAATCAACCGGATACTATCAGCGTTATTATTGGCCAGTTGTGTGTACCTAGTGCTTGAGTGA
- a CDS encoding TetR/AcrR family transcriptional regulator — protein sequence MNTTTTKPGITPSSKAAKIPTAAAATPESKRRYRGSAVEERRAQRRQQLIDAAIQVYGENGYRHSGVKQVCDAAGLTQRYFYESFGHSDELLIACYEQAASWMRENNMAAAKAAGKDQVLRSRAMLRAFFQALKENPTIGRLLLIEIRGISPAVDQAIEKALKATSDDIARVLARPGKHFDELLQAGILGGVIHIALHWMANGYSTPVDVVTDTALKLGVSLLDAND from the coding sequence ATGAATACGACAACCACCAAGCCGGGCATTACCCCTAGCAGCAAAGCGGCTAAAATCCCGACTGCCGCAGCGGCCACGCCCGAAAGTAAAAGGCGCTATCGTGGCTCGGCGGTTGAAGAACGCCGGGCGCAACGCCGTCAACAGCTGATTGATGCGGCCATTCAGGTCTACGGCGAGAACGGCTACCGCCACTCCGGCGTCAAGCAGGTATGTGACGCAGCAGGCCTGACCCAGCGGTATTTCTATGAGTCCTTCGGCCACAGCGATGAGCTGCTGATCGCCTGCTACGAGCAGGCCGCAAGCTGGATGCGGGAAAACAATATGGCGGCAGCCAAAGCGGCAGGGAAGGATCAGGTATTGCGCAGCCGGGCGATGTTGCGAGCCTTTTTCCAGGCCCTGAAAGAAAACCCCACCATCGGCCGATTGCTGCTGATTGAAATTCGCGGTATCAGCCCAGCGGTAGACCAGGCAATCGAAAAAGCACTCAAAGCCACCAGCGATGACATCGCCCGCGTACTCGCTCGGCCCGGCAAACATTTTGATGAGTTACTTCAGGCCGGCATCCTCGGTGGTGTCATCCACATCGCTTTGCACTGGATGGCCAATGGGTACAGCACGCCGGTGGATGTAGTCACGGATACTGCGCTCAAGCTGGGCGTGTCTTTGCTTGATGCTAACGACTAA